The following are encoded together in the Rhineura floridana isolate rRhiFlo1 chromosome 21, rRhiFlo1.hap2, whole genome shotgun sequence genome:
- the HASPIN gene encoding serine/threonine-protein kinase haspin, translating to MEQLRPRLLRTYSGLRGRRGRGRADAAVALRRLPPKPAPWISPQVDPRRFFSSSASSTSATASSPSLCFEDPDFLPPKGLRRAQQRKKPPPRRKGAAKKKKEVGAKENQALQKKAEAQGGASAFVPPTPLRRNITQRRPLVEAPWGRQRGQFPLLSSTPELPLLTSRLARKDLEEEESALQGSPDSYCYCCCCISPQERLKVDSWRSSDALSELSSLKVNRDTGKMEGSFELLAQEESSALQQKPLRGDSQTGPPPLSLLRLSSLPCTPLESHAALQSRSFCSQAKAPSGDKEGLITSLGCSATSPGCLHSPDTDCGQKPTELPNTDVKLLHSSRGAFQLRAQMCDGKIALSLPKNAAPLVHKRQRVSVQVCSSPLQTFGELNGALLEEEDKGQKDPSSPHLQPVVLLDNQVVPNWLASHSTGKQVADHLSWKKEAILHSDSPTGLPRVSDTRSGSSQVVPTARAVGTGRKACISGFSSRRWEQRGKLKKLTHKKNVRWKHQADSSFLQERLKCNEMEDDLSLSFLSPESSFKNSSLWRRIRASFSLHKKKIIVSEAENCSSIASTSFSSVREPPKTPFTKKLGYSICPASSMVLLSPMTSFSMLEVTLTDEEKVYGECQQEGPISFEECIPPDKMQKCEKIGEGVFGEVFRTEGERGVTALKIIPIEGSDRVNGEPQKTFREILPEIIISKELSLLADEEFHQTSGFISLYSVHCVQGAYPDQLLTAWDEYHRVRESENDRPDFFGDQQLFMVLEFEFGGMDLESMRNRQLTSVAASKSILHQVTASLAVAEEALHFEHRDLHWGNVLVKKTNLKEVSFTLNGVTHTLPTQGILVNIIDYTFSRLEKDCLTVYCDLSTDEEIFQGRGDYQFDIYRQMREENANSWADYFPHSNILWLHYLADKLLKEVSYRKKPTAPALRQAQKQLKRFCDEVLGFGSATDLLNTSSFFQ from the coding sequence ATGGAGCAGCTCCGCCCGCGGCTGCTGAGGACCTACTCGGGGCTGCGGGGGCGGCGAGGCCGGGGGCGGGCGGACGCTGCTGTTGCCTTGAGACGCCTGCCGCCGAAGCCCGCCCCTTGGATCTCGCCCCAGGTGGACCCCAGGCGCTTCTTCAGCTCCAGCGCCAGCTCCACCTCAGCCACGGCCTCGTCGCCCTCCCTCTGCTTTGAAGACCCGGATTTCCTGCCCCCTAAAGGACTCCGTAGGGCCCAGCAGCGGAAGAAGCCGCCCCCTCGCAGGAAGGGCGCAgccaagaagaagaaggaagtgggGGCCAAAGAGAATCAGGCCCTGCAGAAAAAGGCCGAGGCCCAGGGAGGAGCCAGCGCCTTCGTGCCCCCCACCCCTCTGCGCAGGAACATCACCCAGCGGCGCCCCCTCGTAGAAGCCCCCTGGGGACGCCAGCGAGGACAGTTCCCATTGCTGTCGAGCACCCCCGAGCTGCCCCTGTTGACCTCTCGGCTGGCCAGAAAGGatttggaggaggaagagagtgcCCTGCAGGGCAGCCCTGACTCTTACTGCTATTGCTGCTGTTGCATCAGTCCACAGGAGAGGTTGAAGGTCGACAGCTGGCGTAGCAGTGATGCCCTCTCTGAGCTGAGCTCACTGAAGGTAAACAGGGACACCGGGAAGATGGAAGGCAGCTTTGAGCTCTTAGCCCAGGAAGAGTCCAGCGCCCTGCAGCAGAAGCCTCTGCGGGGAGATTCCCAGACTGGGCCTCCTCCACTGTCCCTGCTGCGCCTCAGCAGCTTGCCTTGCACACCCTTGGAAAGCCATGCAGCCTTGCAGTCTCGCAGTTTCTGTAGCCAGGCCAAAGCGCCCTCGGGAGACAAGGAAGGGCTCATAACCTCGCTGGGATGCTCTGCGACTAGCCCTGGTTGTCTTCACAGTCCTGATACAGATTGTGGCCAGAAGCCGACCGAGTTGCCAAATACTGATGTCAAGCTGTTACATTCTTCTCGTGGAGCTTTTCAGCTGCGAGCCCAAATGTGTGATGGCAAGATTGCCCTCTCCTTGCCAAAAAATGCAGCACCTCTTGTTCACAAGAGACAGCGTGTCTCAGTTCAGGTGTGTTCCAGTCCCCTGCAGACATTTGGTGAGCTAAATGGAGCTCTCTTAGAAGAGGAGGACAAAGGTCAAAAGGACCCAAGTAGCCCCCATCTCCAGCCTGTTgtgctcctggacaatcaagtgGTACCAAACTGGTTGGCTAGTCACTCCACTGGAAAACAAGTGGCGGACCACCTTTCCTGGAAGAAAGAAGCTATCTTGCATTCAGATTCCCCCACTGGCCTACCTAGAGTGTCTGACACCAGGAGTGGCAGCAGCCAGGTGGTCCCCACAGCTCGTGCTGTAGGCACTGGTAGGAAAGCTTGCATCTCCGGATTTAGTTCCAGGCGGTGGGAGCAGCGAGGAAAGCTGAAGAAACTGACACACAAGAAAAATGTGAGGTGGAAACACCAGGCTGATTCTTCCTTCCTTCAGGAACGCCTGAAGTGCAACGAAATGGAAGATGACCTTTCCTTGTCTTTTCTGTCTCCGGAGTCCTCGTTTAAGAATTCCAGCTTGTGGCGCAGGATTCGAGCTTCTTTCTCCCTTCATAAGAAAAAGATTATTGTCTCCGAAGCTGAAAACTGCAGCAGCATCGCCAGCACTTCTTTTTCTTCTGTCAGGGAGCCCCCCAAGACCCCCTTCACTAAAAAACTGGGTTACTCAATTTGTCCTGCCTCTTCTATGGTCCTACTGTCACCCATGACCTCTTTTTCTATGCTGGAGGTGACGCTGACGGATGAGGAAAAAGTATACGGGGAATGCCAGCAGGAGGGTCCCATCTCCTTCGAGGAATGCATCCCCCCTGATAAGATGCAAAAATGTGAGAAAATTGGAGAAGGTGTATTTGGAGAGGTTTTCAGGACAGAAGGTGAGAGAGGGGTCACAGCTTTAAAAATAATCCCCATTGAAGGGAGCGACCGAGTGAATGGagagcctcaaaagaccttcagGGAGATCTTACCCGAGATCATCATTTCAAAAGAGCTCAGCCTTTTGGCAGACGAGGAGTTTCATCAAACGTCTGGGTTTATCAGtctgtattctgtacactgtgtGCAAGGGGCCTACCCTGACCAGCTTCTGACGGCCTGGGATGAATACCACAGGGTGAGAGAGTCTGAAAACGATCGGCCGGACTTCTTTGGAGACCAGCAGCTATTCATGGTCTTGGAGTTTGAGTTTGGGGGCATGGACCTGGAAAGCATGCGGAACCGGCAGCTGACCTCTGTGGCGGCATCCAAGAGCATCTTGCATCAAGTAACAGCATCCTTGGCCGTAGCCGAGGAAGCCTTGCACTTTGAGCATCGAGATCTCCACTGGGGCAACGTGCTGGTGAAGAAAACCAACTTAAAGGAGGTGAGCTTTACGTTGAATGGGGTAACCCACACGCTCCCCACGCAAGGAATCCTTGTGAACATTATTGACTACACCTTTTCAAGGTTGGAGAAGGACTGTTTAACGGTGTACTGTGACCTCTCCACTGACGAGGAAATCTTCCAAGGGAGAGGCGACTATCAGTTTGACATTTACAGGCAGATGAGGGAGGAGAATGCAAACAGCTGGGCTGACTACTTTCCCCACAGCAACATCTTATGGCTTCACTACTTAGCCGACAAACTTTTGAAAGAGGTGTCTTACAGAAAGAAGCCAACAGCGCCTGCCTTGAGACAGGCGCAGAAACAGCTGAAGCGGTTCTGTGACGAGGTTCTCGGTTTCGGGTCTGCCACAGACTTGCTGAACACAAGTAGCTTCTTCCAGTGA